The uncultured Methanomethylovorans sp. genome contains a region encoding:
- a CDS encoding ATP-binding protein: protein MRSLEILKHIHPENHIALLYKATFELLDVAVSYLKAGIDLGECCIFYVSRKLVEESIDALTEEGMDVSALMLKSQLQILPYESLSSDEGNVSVSIGELKRVYDKAIGFGYAGLRIAFCPSSMRKEEWSDFLSHEMNVIRMLRDTDTIIMRAFPELFLSGSQMLDVLELYDRVIIKRQEKWSYLHIGLKGATCNEDLNLYSRILDHIWTGVWAIDRDECVMFFNPGMESISGLSGEQVLGNDLLDYVRNMVPDAGEVFLNIFNKVKSTRKPLHYDFLPFVNPEKGLLYQSGVLYPLLNSAGEYDGMVGTVEDITERKKAEQALHAAEEKYRLIFENSPLGIFHFDENGTITHCNDRFLHIVGTTRDKLIGFNMVTSLEDENMSEAVRLVLSRKLGHYEGEYRSIISGKVTPIKADYSPNISHDGSLLGGIGIFEDITERKKAEDGLILDESRLQALLELDQMSEASLKEIADFAQEAAVKLTQSKLGYLAFLNEEQTVFSMYSWSKSSWSKSAMEECKLADLKIDYPVISIGLWGEAIRQRKPIITNDYAASNPWKKGYPKEHVKIIRHMNIPVFDGDRIVAVVGVGNKEENYNDSDVRQLTLLMEGMWRQVQRKRAEDSLKKYAEDLARANEELSKANEELKSLDRMKDEFLSNVSHEFKTPLTSINGYSQLVLDGTLGDINDQQKKAMSTVIRNSDRLRRLVDSLLYLSRTQVGKMNYYFEKVQLEEVINNCVHDQLPQAKNNGVILRMEIEDIAPIRADKDKLTDVLTNLIDNALKFTPKGGQIIIAARTVPSGVHIEVKDTGIGIPADHIPNLFQRFYQVDSSTSRRYGGTGLGLHISKTIVEAHQGKIWIESEEGKGTTVHVELPLWQD, encoded by the coding sequence ATGAGATCTCTGGAAATTCTAAAGCATATTCATCCTGAAAACCATATAGCTCTGCTCTACAAGGCTACTTTTGAGTTACTGGATGTAGCTGTAAGCTACCTTAAAGCTGGCATAGATCTTGGTGAATGTTGTATATTTTATGTATCCCGAAAACTCGTTGAGGAATCCATAGATGCTCTCACCGAAGAGGGCATGGATGTCTCAGCTCTTATGTTGAAGTCCCAGTTGCAGATCTTACCATACGAAAGTTTGTCTTCAGATGAAGGAAATGTATCGGTTAGTATCGGCGAGCTTAAAAGGGTTTATGATAAAGCTATAGGTTTTGGATATGCGGGTCTTAGGATAGCTTTCTGTCCCTCATCAATGAGGAAGGAGGAATGGTCGGACTTTCTTTCCCATGAAATGAATGTTATCCGCATGTTAAGGGATACAGATACTATCATAATGCGTGCTTTTCCCGAGTTGTTTCTTTCAGGTTCTCAAATGCTGGATGTGCTAGAGCTTTATGACAGAGTTATAATTAAAAGGCAAGAAAAATGGTCCTATTTGCACATAGGTCTGAAAGGTGCTACTTGCAATGAAGACCTTAATCTCTATAGTAGGATACTGGACCACATCTGGACAGGTGTGTGGGCTATTGATAGGGATGAATGTGTGATGTTTTTCAATCCGGGTATGGAGTCAATTTCGGGGCTTTCCGGAGAACAGGTACTTGGTAATGATTTGCTAGATTACGTACGGAATATGGTTCCTGATGCTGGTGAAGTATTTCTCAATATCTTCAATAAAGTCAAGAGTACAAGAAAGCCACTTCATTATGATTTTTTGCCATTTGTTAACCCTGAAAAGGGACTATTGTATCAAAGTGGTGTACTCTATCCTTTATTAAACAGTGCCGGTGAATATGATGGAATGGTAGGAACTGTAGAAGATATAACCGAGAGGAAAAAGGCAGAACAGGCGCTGCACGCAGCTGAAGAGAAATATCGTCTGATATTTGAAAACTCTCCCCTTGGCATCTTTCATTTCGATGAAAATGGAACTATTACTCACTGTAATGATCGTTTTCTCCATATAGTAGGTACAACTAGAGACAAGCTCATCGGTTTTAATATGGTCACATCCCTTGAAGATGAAAATATGTCTGAAGCTGTTCGTCTGGTGCTCTCCAGGAAATTAGGGCACTATGAAGGGGAATACAGGTCAATAATAAGTGGAAAAGTAACTCCCATCAAGGCTGATTATAGTCCTAACATTTCTCATGATGGCAGTCTTCTTGGTGGCATAGGAATATTCGAGGATATCACTGAGAGGAAAAAGGCAGAAGACGGCTTAATACTTGATGAATCCAGACTGCAGGCTCTGCTGGAACTGGATCAAATGTCTGAAGCTTCTCTTAAAGAAATAGCTGATTTCGCTCAGGAGGCGGCTGTTAAGCTAACTCAGAGCAAACTAGGTTATCTGGCATTCCTTAACGAAGAGCAAACAGTATTTTCCATGTATTCATGGTCAAAAAGCTCCTGGTCAAAAAGTGCTATGGAAGAATGCAAACTTGCAGATCTGAAAATCGATTACCCTGTTATATCTATTGGACTGTGGGGAGAGGCAATCAGACAGCGAAAGCCTATTATCACCAACGATTATGCTGCTTCCAATCCATGGAAGAAAGGCTATCCTAAGGAGCATGTGAAAATAATTCGACACATGAATATTCCTGTTTTTGATGGAGATAGAATAGTGGCAGTAGTCGGGGTGGGTAATAAGGAAGAGAATTATAATGACTCCGATGTAAGGCAGTTGACTCTGCTTATGGAAGGCATGTGGAGGCAAGTCCAGCGTAAGAGGGCAGAAGACAGTCTCAAAAAATATGCAGAGGATTTGGCCAGGGCGAATGAGGAGCTCTCAAAGGCTAATGAAGAACTGAAATCTCTGGATCGCATGAAGGACGAATTCCTTTCTAATGTGAGTCATGAGTTCAAAACACCTCTTACTTCTATAAATGGATATAGCCAGCTTGTTCTTGATGGAACTCTTGGCGATATCAATGACCAGCAAAAAAAAGCAATGAGTACGGTTATTCGTAATTCAGATCGTTTAAGACGTCTTGTGGATTCGTTGCTTTACCTTAGCAGGACACAGGTAGGAAAAATGAACTATTATTTTGAGAAGGTACAACTTGAAGAAGTTATTAATAACTGTGTTCATGACCAGCTTCCTCAAGCAAAAAATAATGGTGTTATCCTTCGAATGGAAATTGAAGATATTGCACCTATCAGAGCAGATAAAGACAAACTGACTGATGTACTGACTAATCTTATTGATAATGCTCTAAAGTTTACTCCAAAAGGTGGCCAGATCATTATTGCTGCAAGAACAGTTCCATCAGGAGTTCATATTGAGGTCAAGGACACTGGCATAGGTATACCTGCCGATCATATACCCAATTTGTTCCAGAGGTTTTATCAGGTTGATTCATCAACCAGCAGAAGATATGGAGGTACAGGGCTTGGACTTCATATATCCAAAACCATAGTGGAAGCTCATCAGGGTAAGATCTGGATAGAGAGCGAAGAAGGCAAAGGAACTACAGTCCACGTAGAATTGCCTTTATGGCAGGACTAA
- a CDS encoding GTP-binding protein: MKVMIIGGFLGSGKTTTLLSLGRHMVEIGHKVAIIVNEIGEVGVDGETLSGSGLIAKELTSGCICCTLKISMEYTLQTLEEEYDPDVLIVEPTGIALPLQIKEHVALMGLSDLSFAPVVTIVDASRFTMELSQVPKFIVTQIEEAEILCVNKIDLVDRELLSDVTGRLMDLNPNALIVEFSARQADSQFMKFIDLLAGEGSARQAGESINSIELSQVSSYSGKYFIDDHGLDRVDMVSMVLKILEEVKKNIQLINPAFIGHVKISLSLGKNLVKGSLTSSLGQPLVELLESSGQDRELKFLSAVTHVSKPDLVNIIGSAIRGNLEKVHVKYKSSNKENNLICIASGKS; the protein is encoded by the coding sequence ATGAAAGTAATGATAATTGGTGGATTTCTTGGAAGTGGAAAAACAACCACACTGCTAAGCCTTGGCAGGCATATGGTGGAAATAGGCCACAAAGTTGCTATAATTGTAAATGAAATTGGTGAAGTGGGAGTTGATGGGGAGACATTATCAGGTTCCGGCCTTATTGCAAAGGAACTCACTAGTGGTTGTATCTGCTGTACATTGAAGATCAGTATGGAATACACATTGCAGACCTTGGAAGAGGAGTATGATCCAGACGTGCTGATTGTAGAACCAACAGGTATTGCCCTACCTTTACAAATCAAAGAGCATGTGGCTCTTATGGGTTTGTCTGATCTTTCATTTGCTCCAGTGGTCACTATTGTGGATGCCAGTAGATTCACTATGGAACTTTCCCAAGTACCAAAGTTCATTGTAACACAGATAGAAGAAGCTGAGATTCTCTGTGTAAACAAAATTGATCTTGTTGACAGAGAACTTTTATCTGATGTAACGGGGAGGTTAATGGATCTTAATCCGAATGCATTAATTGTGGAGTTTTCTGCCAGACAAGCTGACTCACAGTTCATGAAGTTCATAGACCTGTTGGCAGGAGAAGGTAGTGCTCGTCAGGCAGGTGAAAGCATAAATTCTATTGAGCTTTCCCAGGTATCCAGTTACTCTGGTAAATATTTCATTGATGATCATGGGCTTGACAGAGTTGATATGGTGTCCATGGTCCTTAAAATTCTCGAAGAAGTAAAGAAAAATATTCAATTAATTAATCCTGCATTTATTGGTCATGTAAAGATCTCTTTAAGTTTGGGGAAGAATCTGGTCAAAGGGAGCCTGACTTCTTCTCTAGGGCAGCCGTTGGTAGAGTTGCTTGAAAGTTCTGGACAGGATCGTGAACTTAAGTTTCTTTCAGCGGTTACACACGTAAGTAAACCAGATCTAGTGAATATAATTGGTTCTGCTATCCGTGGCAATCTGGAAAAAGTTCATGTGAAATATAAATCTTCAAATAAGGAAAACAATCTTATTTGCATAGCTAGTGGTAAATCTTGA
- a CDS encoding peptidylprolyl isomerase: protein MGIKIGDIVAVEYVGTLDNGGIFDSSEKGGPLEFKVGGSQVLQGFEDAVLGMEVGEKKNIRLEPSQGYGEYSKNLVETIPRSSIPNNERLTEDTMLLVSLPDGSKIPASITKITEETVTLDMNHPLAGEVLHFEIKVVGINNL, encoded by the coding sequence TTGGGCATAAAAATAGGTGACATAGTTGCAGTAGAATATGTTGGTACTCTCGATAACGGAGGTATTTTCGATAGCTCTGAAAAGGGCGGTCCTCTAGAATTTAAGGTTGGAGGCAGCCAGGTATTACAGGGTTTTGAAGATGCTGTCTTGGGTATGGAGGTAGGGGAGAAGAAGAACATAAGGCTTGAACCATCTCAGGGGTATGGTGAATATAGCAAGAATTTAGTAGAAACTATTCCCAGATCCTCTATCCCCAATAATGAGAGGCTGACAGAGGATACTATGCTGCTTGTGAGTCTGCCCGATGGTTCTAAAATACCAGCCTCTATAACAAAGATTACTGAGGAAACAGTAACACTGGATATGAATCATCCACTAGCAGGTGAAGTGCTGCATTTTGAGATAAAGGTTGTAGGCATTAATAACCTTTAG
- a CDS encoding glycosyltransferase family 39 protein — protein MNTVEKLESKIFNRYEIPVIFSFFLLLVVLKAILVFPFKTPWILADEVVYSKLSESILKLIFLSDIKDAQMYPPGYSVFLSVANLLSPDKQSLYRNMLLINSVLSSSIIFPAYFLLKKYTSKFQALGGSLVISSLPSVVTYTFVVMSENLFVPLVLYSVWFLYESFENNKIQWNILAGISIFYLYFTRETGIVFIISLFISLIYFVWSAERKDGLNLLKSKMLLVFSSVLPTFGWVLYKTAKFSNGSLYDTSGYSSALVDSFSKTESFELFVLLLFNEVGYIIISAYVVFFILCVLFISDSIFKLRLIGLSEYVTKFGPKKAIALNSSIVYFFSFSAGLLLITVAHMKRYICNPDNFIFGRYLAPIIPVVFLFALIGIAVLQIKSNDVETKWKHKTLIFSSILVLLFLYYLPHTNYAFPNMFSIYYVIYLQKYMSYLLLLLLFAFFFVLIPLFLLKGIPNGKPLTLFFMFFVVISICFSIPTYQKQLENMGNTYNVNQIGRYLEHNSSDKTLILMDHENFGEYWGPQMWFLTQYWSNGEMVQRFTNDDLSGVATQENITDIDYIISKKLLPYDSVKTANNGYKLYDLNKSSQMFSNVEFPYLIDIGENDSDITEGFYESEMGENRWTTNFSKVKIGYDKHQGSFIMEVMMNAPRPQTNPANVTFYINGNLVGSIGGIIGEKNYSIIVPENCLEERYQILEIKTNTWKPSENGYVDDLRDLGVQIDWIRIDSPLNDI, from the coding sequence ATGAATACTGTTGAAAAACTTGAGTCAAAAATCTTTAATAGATATGAGATACCTGTAATCTTTTCTTTCTTTCTCCTTCTTGTTGTATTAAAAGCAATTTTGGTATTCCCATTTAAGACTCCGTGGATACTTGCAGATGAAGTTGTATACTCAAAGCTCTCCGAAAGTATATTAAAATTAATCTTCTTAAGTGATATCAAAGATGCTCAAATGTATCCACCCGGCTATTCAGTTTTTTTATCCGTTGCTAATCTCTTGTCGCCAGACAAACAATCACTTTATCGTAATATGCTATTAATAAACAGCGTTCTTTCTTCATCAATAATTTTTCCTGCATATTTCCTATTAAAAAAATATACTTCTAAGTTTCAGGCTCTTGGTGGATCTCTTGTAATATCCTCACTTCCAAGTGTTGTGACATACACTTTCGTAGTGATGAGTGAGAACCTTTTTGTGCCTCTTGTACTATATTCTGTCTGGTTTCTCTATGAGTCCTTTGAGAATAATAAAATTCAATGGAATATTTTGGCAGGCATATCTATCTTCTACCTTTATTTTACAAGAGAAACAGGTATTGTGTTCATTATTTCCTTATTTATTTCGCTTATCTATTTTGTTTGGAGTGCAGAGCGGAAAGATGGGTTAAATCTTTTAAAAAGTAAGATGCTTCTTGTTTTTTCCTCTGTTTTGCCAACTTTTGGCTGGGTATTATATAAAACAGCAAAATTTTCTAACGGCTCACTATATGATACCTCAGGTTATTCGTCTGCCTTGGTGGATAGTTTCTCAAAGACAGAGTCATTTGAGTTATTTGTTCTTTTATTATTCAATGAGGTCGGATACATTATCATATCCGCATACGTTGTTTTTTTTATACTGTGTGTGTTATTCATTTCAGACTCCATCTTTAAGTTAAGGTTGATTGGATTATCTGAATATGTTACAAAATTTGGCCCCAAAAAAGCAATTGCGTTAAATTCAAGCATTGTATATTTTTTTAGTTTTAGTGCAGGGTTGCTGCTAATTACAGTTGCACATATGAAAAGATATATTTGCAATCCTGATAATTTCATTTTTGGGCGCTATCTAGCCCCGATCATACCTGTCGTATTCTTATTTGCACTGATAGGGATAGCAGTTTTGCAGATAAAATCTAATGATGTGGAAACAAAGTGGAAACACAAAACACTAATTTTTTCAAGTATTCTAGTTCTTCTCTTCCTTTACTACCTGCCCCATACTAATTATGCTTTCCCGAATATGTTCAGTATTTATTACGTCATATATCTGCAAAAATATATGAGTTACTTGTTGCTGCTTCTTCTATTTGCATTCTTTTTCGTACTCATACCTTTGTTTTTACTGAAGGGCATACCTAATGGTAAACCTCTTACTTTGTTTTTTATGTTTTTTGTAGTTATATCGATTTGTTTTTCCATACCTACCTATCAAAAACAGCTTGAAAATATGGGAAATACATACAATGTGAATCAAATTGGTAGATACTTGGAACATAACAGTTCAGATAAAACCCTCATTTTAATGGATCACGAGAATTTTGGTGAATATTGGGGTCCTCAGATGTGGTTTCTTACACAATACTGGTCAAATGGTGAAATGGTTCAACGTTTTACAAATGACGATCTATCTGGAGTGGCAACTCAAGAAAATATCACTGACATAGATTACATTATCTCAAAGAAGTTGTTACCTTATGATTCCGTAAAAACAGCAAACAATGGATACAAATTATATGATCTAAATAAATCTTCACAAATGTTTTCAAACGTGGAGTTTCCATATCTGATAGATATTGGAGAAAATGATTCAGATATTACCGAAGGTTTTTATGAGTCTGAAATGGGAGAAAATAGATGGACAACCAATTTTTCAAAGGTAAAAATAGGATATGATAAACATCAGGGTTCCTTTATTATGGAGGTAATGATGAATGCACCAAGGCCGCAAACAAATCCGGCAAATGTTACTTTTTACATAAATGGAAATTTAGTTGGTTCCATAGGGGGAATAATAGGAGAAAAAAATTATTCAATTATAGTGCCTGAAAACTGTTTGGAAGAGAGGTATCAGATCTTGGAGATCAAAACAAACACCTGGAAACCAAGTGAAAACGGATATGTTGACGATCTCAGAGATCTTGGTGTTCAGATCGATTGGATAAGGATCGATTCTCCACTCAATGATATATAG
- a CDS encoding CYTH domain-containing protein gives MEIEAKFSVPDKDTFDIFQNIPTVGQFKLNTVVETTLEDTYLDAVDMIIMSEGYYLRRRKKGQNIIYTLKSLGGSGKDGIRRREEMECILAHDKPLEEWEESHIKNFISQLVDSNSLTPLFKVDHLRYNRKISDTETGKEVAELSLDDVKISAAGKYTAYQEIEVELLLGADQTELEALASTFKDEFGLIPGSLSKFEHGVMLLNGADNELVTEKKYDTTPMPIQLLFKKYHIDRGHARKVTENALKLFDELKSIHGLGDEYRRVTWICSLLHDIGMYTDIQNHHKSGRDILMQSPPTELPEKFWSAAVWTTFLHKKKITQNKLDKLNDKSFGNLPEEIQKDILKIAALIRIADGLDYSRMHSDLHKISVDDYSVMIMVKGPGASIDADRADTKSDLWRLIFDQMIEFRAES, from the coding sequence ATGGAAATTGAAGCTAAATTCTCTGTTCCTGATAAGGACACGTTTGATATTTTTCAAAATATTCCAACTGTTGGCCAGTTCAAACTTAACACTGTAGTTGAAACTACATTAGAAGACACATACCTAGATGCAGTAGACATGATAATCATGTCAGAAGGATATTATCTAAGGCGTAGAAAAAAAGGACAAAACATTATATACACACTCAAATCCCTTGGAGGATCAGGGAAAGATGGTATAAGGCGCAGAGAAGAAATGGAATGCATCCTTGCCCATGACAAGCCCCTCGAAGAGTGGGAAGAATCACACATAAAAAACTTTATTTCACAGCTTGTGGACTCAAATTCTCTGACACCACTGTTTAAAGTAGATCACCTAAGGTATAATAGGAAAATATCTGATACAGAAACAGGGAAAGAAGTTGCTGAACTTAGCCTTGATGATGTAAAGATCAGTGCCGCGGGAAAATATACAGCATACCAGGAAATCGAAGTAGAGCTTCTACTGGGTGCAGACCAGACTGAACTGGAAGCTCTGGCAAGCACATTTAAAGACGAATTTGGTCTGATCCCAGGCAGTCTTTCAAAGTTTGAACATGGGGTCATGCTACTTAATGGAGCTGACAACGAGCTTGTAACCGAAAAAAAATATGATACAACACCCATGCCCATACAACTTCTTTTTAAGAAATACCATATAGATAGGGGGCATGCCAGGAAAGTAACAGAGAATGCACTCAAACTTTTTGATGAACTCAAATCCATACATGGGCTGGGAGATGAATATCGTCGTGTGACATGGATATGCTCACTATTACACGATATAGGGATGTATACAGATATTCAGAATCATCATAAATCTGGAAGGGACATCCTAATGCAGTCTCCACCCACGGAATTGCCTGAAAAGTTCTGGTCTGCTGCTGTGTGGACAACTTTTTTGCACAAGAAGAAAATCACCCAGAATAAACTGGATAAATTGAATGATAAATCATTCGGGAATCTGCCGGAAGAAATCCAGAAGGATATACTCAAAATAGCAGCACTTATACGCATTGCAGATGGCCTTGATTACAGTCGGATGCACTCCGATTTACATAAGATTAGTGTAGATGATTACAGCGTTATGATCATGGTTAAAGGGCCAGGGGCTTCGATAGATGCTGACAGAGCAGACACTAAAAGCGACCTGTGGCGCTTGATATTTGATCAAATGATAGAGTTTAGAGCTGAAAGCTGA
- a CDS encoding chemotaxis protein CheW, which produces MNTLMQKTQVAKQADSDLLQLVIFRLAEEEFGVDIMAVQEIIKMPAITVIPQAPEYVAGVINLRGRIIVVISLGKKFDIQSCDKNEEYKVIVVELENQVIGMMVDSVSEVLRIPSSSVDPAPDIIKSGVSSNYIQGVGKLDDRLLILLDLRNVLSEYETEELSQLV; this is translated from the coding sequence ATGAACACACTCATGCAAAAAACTCAAGTGGCTAAACAAGCTGACAGTGACCTTCTGCAGCTTGTGATATTCCGGCTAGCAGAGGAAGAGTTTGGAGTAGATATTATGGCAGTGCAGGAGATTATAAAAATGCCTGCGATAACAGTCATACCCCAAGCTCCTGAATATGTAGCAGGTGTAATCAATCTGAGGGGAAGGATAATAGTTGTGATCAGCCTTGGAAAGAAATTCGATATCCAGTCTTGCGACAAGAATGAAGAATATAAAGTCATTGTCGTTGAACTGGAAAACCAAGTTATCGGCATGATGGTGGATTCAGTAAGTGAAGTCCTACGCATTCCCAGTTCCAGCGTGGATCCTGCACCAGATATAATAAAATCTGGTGTGTCCTCCAACTATATCCAAGGAGTTGGAAAGCTCGATGACCGCTTGCTCATCCTGCTGGACCTAAGAAATGTCCTCTCCGAATATGAGACTGAAGAATTGTCTCAATTAGTTTAA